A DNA window from Christiangramia salexigens contains the following coding sequences:
- a CDS encoding GIN domain-containing protein codes for MIRKLPLILLFIFTSLQAQEKIKGSRNVTTEQYELDAFHSIEVYGEFEVGILRGSRPLIEIEADDNLHNLIQSEVNNGVLHIKPLKDFNRTKSQKIRITFADTLKRIKVSDKVELESLQDLFVKNFQLETRNDSKVKLKITADTLDLTNNDNSKIEMNLKAEKVIWQLNQSSDIKALVQAPIFNVDIYEKASAKVEGETDELDLRSDQSAKFDGEELASIRAIVLSQGNSKNKVNVAEVLELTAKGNSETEVYNNPEVKLIEFTDKAVISKKEFGRGIFN; via the coding sequence ATGATCAGAAAATTACCATTAATTCTATTATTCATATTTACTTCATTACAGGCACAGGAAAAAATTAAAGGCAGCCGAAATGTGACCACAGAACAGTATGAGCTAGATGCCTTCCACTCTATAGAAGTCTACGGAGAATTTGAAGTAGGGATCTTAAGAGGAAGCAGGCCATTGATCGAGATCGAAGCCGATGATAACCTTCATAATCTTATTCAATCTGAAGTTAACAATGGGGTTCTTCACATTAAACCTCTTAAGGATTTTAACCGTACCAAATCCCAAAAGATACGTATCACCTTTGCTGACACCCTGAAAAGAATCAAGGTTTCAGACAAGGTAGAACTGGAAAGCCTTCAGGATCTATTTGTTAAGAACTTCCAATTGGAGACCAGGAATGATTCAAAAGTTAAACTTAAGATCACGGCAGATACGCTGGATCTTACCAATAACGATAATTCGAAGATCGAAATGAACTTAAAGGCTGAAAAGGTGATCTGGCAGCTAAATCAGTCTTCAGATATTAAAGCATTAGTTCAGGCTCCTATTTTTAATGTTGACATCTACGAAAAAGCATCCGCTAAGGTAGAAGGCGAAACTGATGAACTTGACCTGAGGTCGGATCAATCGGCTAAATTTGACGGTGAGGAATTAGCTTCAATACGAGCAATTGTGCTTTCTCAGGGCAATTCCAAAAATAAGGTCAATGTTGCTGAAGTTCTAGAGTTAACCGCAAAGGGAAACAGTGAAACAGAGGTCTATAATAATCCGGAAGTAAAACTTATTGAATTTACCGACAAGGCGGTAATCTCAAAAAAAGAATTCGGTCGCGGTATATTTAATTAG